From a region of the Fischerella sp. JS2 genome:
- a CDS encoding glycerate kinase, with product MTNDLFKSVYPDVLEFCQTHLQMQPQVVSEVLRNVWLPLATKLVSHRQQLNRPLIQGILGGQGTGKTTLCRVLALILEQLGYDSLSLSLDDLYKTYRDRQILKQYDPRLIWRGPPGTHDVELGLTVLDKIRSCELPVSVPRFDKSAYNGAGDRTTPEIVTNADIVLFEGWFVGVRPIAPSAFDHPPSPILTPEDQAFARDINHKLRDYLPLWERLDSLIVLYPKDYRLSLKWRQQAEQQMIALGKPGMTDTEIEKFVKYFWCSLHPELFIKPLVESPTLVDLVIEINSDHSFGNIYTPNNS from the coding sequence ATGACAAATGACTTATTCAAATCTGTCTATCCTGATGTGCTGGAATTTTGCCAAACTCATCTTCAGATGCAGCCCCAAGTTGTATCCGAGGTGTTGCGTAATGTGTGGCTACCTTTGGCTACAAAGTTAGTATCCCATCGACAGCAACTAAATCGTCCACTGATTCAAGGTATTTTGGGAGGACAAGGAACAGGTAAGACTACTTTGTGTCGGGTATTAGCTTTGATTCTTGAACAGTTGGGATATGATAGCCTGAGTTTGTCTTTGGATGACCTCTACAAAACCTATCGCGATCGCCAAATTCTCAAACAGTATGATCCCCGCTTAATTTGGCGTGGTCCACCAGGAACTCATGATGTTGAGTTAGGCTTAACTGTACTAGACAAAATTCGTAGCTGTGAACTGCCAGTGTCAGTGCCTCGCTTTGATAAGTCAGCATACAACGGTGCAGGTGATAGAACTACCCCAGAAATTGTGACAAATGCAGACATTGTATTATTTGAAGGTTGGTTTGTTGGTGTACGCCCAATTGCTCCCAGTGCATTTGATCACCCACCGTCGCCGATTCTGACTCCCGAAGATCAAGCTTTTGCCCGTGATATCAATCATAAACTGCGTGATTATCTGCCACTGTGGGAAAGATTAGATAGCTTAATTGTGCTGTATCCCAAAGATTACCGACTTTCTCTAAAGTGGCGCCAACAAGCCGAACAGCAAATGATTGCTCTTGGTAAGCCAGGTATGACAGATACAGAAATTGAGAAATTTGTCAAGTATTTTTGGTGTTCTCTTCACCCAGAATTATTTATCAAACCCTTAGTTGAATCTCCAACACTAGTTGATTTAGTAATTGAAATCAACTCCGATCATAGTTTTGGTAATATCTATACACCAAACAATTCATAA
- a CDS encoding glycosyltransferase family 39 protein, which translates to MTIRALDQLLTRIGKRPAFAIALSALWLILVGGIAFFWHLGSIGLIDETEPLFAEASRQMYVTGDWITPFFNGKTRFDKPALIYWCQAIAYSIFGVNEWAVRLPSAIAAMAVISLAFYTVQWQLAKQDALEQVFRPSRRWLTAGIVAAVMALNPEMIVWGRTGVSDMLLTGCIGSALLCFFLGYASQEESGIGDRGQGGHGEYHTPHTPYTPHTPPTAPNPHLPNKWYLACYVLIAGAILTKGPVGIVLPGLIIGAFLLYLGKLREVVQQMRLLLGMVIILGLSLPWYVLVIWRNGWNYINSFFGYHNIERFTEVVNGHRAPWYFYFLVVLLGFAPYSVYLPLSMARLKFWQRKYWCSQERSQQLGLFAFFWFVSIFGFFTIAVTKLPSYVLPLMPAAAILVGLLWSDLLKDNRIKEQTDVFTSPTPPLREAATRLHTPPTPPPPSPSPSSFLWTGWVNVVFVSAIAVALFYVPRLIGADPAAPQFRQMLQQSGLTTLGGVIWLACAVVLAVVILRCRWRHLIGVNLLAFALSLIFVLTPALFLIDQQRQLPLRELAAIAVQAEKPGEELVMVGFQKPTVVFYSQRPVNYIKMSAAAGDYVKNQAGNKTQSDSILVLAQPKKFPEMGLQPNSYQSLGKSGAYQLIRVPFNR; encoded by the coding sequence ATGACAATTCGCGCTCTTGACCAGTTGTTAACTAGGATTGGCAAACGTCCAGCCTTTGCGATCGCACTTTCAGCTTTATGGTTGATTTTAGTTGGTGGGATCGCATTTTTTTGGCATTTGGGCAGTATTGGGCTAATAGATGAAACCGAACCTTTGTTTGCCGAAGCTTCCCGCCAGATGTATGTAACAGGCGATTGGATCACGCCGTTTTTCAATGGTAAAACTCGCTTTGATAAGCCTGCTTTGATTTACTGGTGTCAGGCGATCGCATACAGTATTTTTGGTGTAAATGAGTGGGCTGTACGTCTACCAAGTGCGATCGCGGCAATGGCTGTAATTAGCTTGGCTTTTTACACTGTGCAATGGCAACTGGCAAAACAAGATGCCTTAGAACAAGTTTTTCGTCCTTCCAGGCGCTGGTTAACTGCTGGCATAGTAGCAGCTGTAATGGCACTTAATCCCGAAATGATTGTTTGGGGAAGAACAGGTGTCTCGGATATGCTGCTCACTGGCTGCATAGGATCAGCATTGTTGTGCTTTTTTTTGGGATATGCCAGTCAGGAGGAATCGGGGATCGGGGACAGGGGACAAGGAGGACACGGAGAATATCACACTCCTCACACTCCTTACACTCCCCATACTCCCCCCACTGCCCCTAATCCCCACCTCCCCAATAAATGGTATCTAGCTTGTTACGTACTAATTGCTGGTGCAATTTTGACTAAAGGCCCGGTGGGCATTGTTTTGCCAGGGCTGATTATCGGCGCGTTTTTGCTTTATCTAGGCAAATTACGAGAGGTTGTGCAACAAATGCGCCTTTTGCTAGGTATGGTGATTATTTTGGGCTTATCACTGCCTTGGTACGTGCTAGTGATTTGGCGCAATGGCTGGAATTACATTAACTCGTTTTTTGGCTATCACAATATTGAACGCTTTACAGAAGTAGTCAATGGTCATAGAGCTCCCTGGTATTTTTATTTTTTGGTAGTATTACTGGGTTTTGCTCCATACTCAGTGTACTTGCCGTTATCAATGGCAAGGTTGAAATTTTGGCAGCGCAAGTATTGGTGTTCTCAAGAGCGATCGCAACAACTTGGTTTATTTGCCTTTTTCTGGTTTGTAAGCATTTTCGGCTTTTTTACCATTGCCGTCACCAAACTTCCTAGCTACGTCTTACCCTTAATGCCAGCAGCAGCCATCCTAGTAGGACTTTTGTGGAGTGATTTGCTCAAAGATAACAGAATAAAAGAACAAACAGATGTCTTTACTTCCCCCACTCCACCCTTACGGGAAGCCGCTACGCGTCTACACACTCCCCCCACCCCTCCCCCTCCCTCACCCTCCCCCTCCTCCTTCCTCTGGACTGGCTGGGTCAATGTAGTATTTGTATCAGCGATCGCAGTAGCACTGTTCTACGTACCCCGGTTAATAGGTGCTGATCCGGCTGCACCACAATTTCGCCAAATGCTGCAACAGTCAGGTTTGACAACATTGGGAGGCGTAATCTGGTTAGCGTGTGCAGTGGTATTGGCAGTGGTAATACTGCGTTGCCGTTGGCGTCATTTGATTGGTGTGAATTTGTTGGCGTTTGCGCTGTCTTTAATTTTTGTCCTGACTCCAGCTTTGTTTTTGATAGATCAACAGCGTCAGTTACCTTTAAGAGAATTAGCAGCGATCGCAGTCCAAGCCGAAAAACCAGGTGAAGAATTAGTCATGGTTGGCTTTCAAAAACCCACCGTTGTTTTTTACAGCCAACGTCCTGTAAATTACATCAAAATGAGTGCAGCCGCAGGAGATTATGTGAAAAATCAGGCTGGGAATAAAACACAATCTGATTCAATTTTAGTTTTAGCTCAACCGAAAAAGTTTCCAGAAATGGGTTTGCAACCAAACAGTTATCAAAGTTTAGGAAAAAGTGGCGCATATCAATTAATTAGAGTACCTTTCAATCGATAA
- a CDS encoding DUF565 domain-containing protein: MQNTRLNNLFNVLTRQLAQWVLNPWRRISILIISFLFGFFLGSAVATTAGQTAEWDIVVAGTLVLATEIASRIFYHRSVLARQVFWSQALNYLKVGLTYSLFLEAFKLGS, from the coding sequence ATGCAAAATACTCGTCTCAACAACTTATTCAATGTACTTACTAGGCAGTTAGCACAATGGGTTCTCAATCCTTGGCGACGCATATCTATATTAATAATCAGTTTCTTATTCGGTTTTTTTCTTGGAAGCGCAGTAGCAACTACAGCTGGACAAACAGCAGAATGGGATATTGTAGTGGCTGGAACTTTAGTGTTAGCAACAGAAATTGCCAGTAGGATATTTTACCATCGTAGCGTCTTGGCACGACAAGTCTTCTGGTCGCAAGCACTTAACTACCTGAAAGTTGGTCTCACCTACAGTTTATTTTTGGAAGCATTTAAGCTGGGATCGTGA